Below is a genomic region from Diabrotica undecimpunctata isolate CICGRU chromosome 7, icDiaUnde3, whole genome shotgun sequence.
TCGTCAGGCAAGTCATAGACAGTGTCATTTTCGAAAAGAAATTTGGCGACAAATTTCTTTTTAGGTATCTAACTTTAAACCCATCATCATTCACTCCAACGACATTAGCAACAAAATATCGTTTTGTCTTTTTTGTTgcaattttttctaaaataaaatcttCCACGCAGGGCTTGTTGCCAGACTCAAGAAAATCTTTATCTTCCTCTTCTGCATTGGCAAAATCCACGTCATGCACGTGAGTCGTTGCACGTTATTACgctttcttttattatatcttcaTCAGAACTACTATCAAGAACCTTTTTggttgctttttgtttttttaaaaccaaattcTTAGTGGTTTTAAAGAGCGCCATCATTTCAATCTCATTTTTCTCTGGGGTATCTGTAACTATTCTACAGCATCCTAGTTTCTTACCTCCTTTCTTCGTAAATTTCCTCGCAGCTGCCTTGTGAAACGGGCGAGTTTGTTTGTTGCTTTTTTGTTGATTTAAGTCATTGGATACTAAGGAAGAACTAGGATCATTAAAGATACCTACTAGTTGTTCCTGAAGGCATTCCTAGACACTTCAAAAATATTCGAGGAACTATTAGTTTCGGaggtattttaattatttcttgaCTCTTTGGCAGCTGGTGGTCTATCCGTAACATATGAACTAGGAAATTCGTGCTCCTCGAAAATGTTTCTGTTGAATGGAAAAATTTTAGGAATAGTAAAACCAGACTGGATATTTTTCTGTGTAAATGCCTTTGGACTTGCATTCCCAACACACTCAGCAATATCATAGATTGTCATCGTTTTTGCAGGATTTGCAATTAGCCAGTCGGAACAagctttattataatatttatttagatGCCCGAAAACCGACCTATCTAACGGTTGTAGCTTGTGGCTCGTGTGAGGTGGAAAGGTAAGCATGACGACTCCCGATGATTTTGCTAAATTTAAAGCTTCCGCTGAAATGTGGCTCTCATGATTGTCGACAATCAGTAGTGATTTGTTGTAAGTACTTGAATTTGTATGTTTTATATAGTGGTTTAAATACTCAACAAAAATCGTAGAGTTAGACCATCCACTAGGATTCTCGCTCCCAACACTACCTATTGGAGACCATTTCAGCATGTGTTCCTTAAAAAACACACGCGGAAATACGAATAAAGGAGGTACACAATTACCAATAGCATTGATACAACAAATTAGAGTCACATTTACACTTCTTTCAGCCGATGTGATGCTGCCGACTTGTTTAACTCCTTTCGTTGCAATAACACGAACAGGGATATGCACCGTGGTTAGTCCAGTTTCgtctaaattataaattatatccAGACTAAATGTGTATCTTACCAAAGTTCCTccagtttatcaaaaaataaattaacatttgttttattaaatgcTGTCGATCTGGCTAGACTTGTTGCTTGTGGTTTACGTAATGATATAGACGGATGTCTTCGCATATAGAAcctgtaaaaaaattatttaccctTATGACCTAAAAAATGCAAAACCTATTTTTACCCGTACCACTCCTTTCCTGCTTTTTAGTTTGTATCCCAGGAAGAAGGACAATCAATATTATTTACACGTGCGTAATTATATGCTAGCTTTCTTAATTCGATAGTTAAGAGGCCGTAATGCATCTTGGCACAAATGGTAACATACTTTAGTAGCTCTCCCTCTTGCTGTTTCGTAAAGACTAACTTAACGTCTTGTGATGCACTataattatacaaaatgtttttgTCCAGATTCTCTGTGTTTCTTGAGATGTCTGCATAAGGTTGCTTTAGATACTTTAAAGTCTGCGCTGGCTTGTCTTAGACTGAGCTGTTTTTGCAATACAGCATTAGCAGCATTTTCGACGTTTTCTGCTACAGGTTTTATTCTTTTAACGTCTGTTTTGCTTCTCGGCATCTGTAAGTCAAAAAATAagcatttaaattttaataaccgTCTACGGTCCATACAACTTGTACTTTGGACCACGCCCGTGTACTTTGGAACGTGGTCCAAAGTAAAATTCAGACGACGTTTCAAAGTACACGATAAGCACATGTTTAAAATATTCGCTTTTTATTACTCAAAATAAACACAATTCTCTGCAAAAACTAAGAAAATATTTTGCCTAAAACTTCTATATTTGTGTAAACATAGACaaaatataagaatattaatatacTTACAGTTATTTTATTCGATGGCAGAGGATACGAAAATACAACAATGGTCACGACACAAACAAACAGACCGATCTGCTTCATATTACGTGTTTTGCTTTCTGTGAGCGCATAGGAACGTTATATAACTAGTTGATGTACCTGAACCGCTAGTATGCTGTAAAAGTCCGACCGTTTCAAAGTACAAGCAGTCTCAAAGTACAAGGTTCTCCCCTACTTGGTCAACATAATTGACTGTAATGGTGGGGTAATAGAGAGCGTGATGTGCAGAAATAAATGAATAAGGCTCGTGGTTTCTACAATATACAAATCGTTACAAATAGCGCCATAGgtaatgtttctctctaaaccaggagttgtagaatt
It encodes:
- the LOC140446352 gene encoding uncharacterized protein, coding for MLKWSPIGSVGSENPSGWSNSTIFVEYLNHYIKHTNSSTYNKSLLIVDNHESHISAEALNLAKSSGVVMLTFPPHTSHKLQPLDRSVFGHLNKYYNKACSDWLIANPAKTMTIYDIAECVGNASPKAFTQKNIQSGFTIPKIFPFNRNIFEEHEFPSSYVTDRPPAAKESRNN